One genomic region from Anopheles bellator chromosome 2, idAnoBellAS_SP24_06.2, whole genome shotgun sequence encodes:
- the LOC131210060 gene encoding beta-catenin-like protein 1: protein MDVEELLSFKPEQTPKRPSDFERADDDDEDDGSDSPGAAGPRNSKVRRTEHDTSTGARPTTKPVLPAKEPQISEQERLDILKFVETEEPDGEVLDESGLKKMLLLFEKRVLKNQEMRIKFPDNAEKFMESEIELNDAIQELHSVATVPDLYPLLVELNGVASLLELLSHQNSDISVAVVDLLQELTDVDILHESLDGAETLIEALRSQQAAGLLVQNLERLQETVKEEADGVHNTLAIFENLIEIRPEIAKEVAEQGLLQWILKRLRAKMPFDANKLYCSEILSILVQNTNVNRIMLGSIDGIDVLLQQLAAYKRHDPASAEEQEFMENLFNSLCSALMARENREKFLKGEGLQLMNLMLREKKLSRNGSLKVLDHAMAGPDGRDNCNKFVDILGLRTIFPLFMKTPKRNKNRLLGADEHEEHIVSIIASMLHNCKGSQRQRLLAKFTENDYEKIERLMELHRKYLEKVEALDREIDQQMRTEDDDEEPDDDAIYVKRLSGGLFTLQLIDYVVLEISCTDVVKQRVLKILNLHHGSMKTIRHVMREYAGNLGDASDSDWREQEQAHILQLIDRF from the exons ATGGATGTAGAAGAACTGTTATCGTTTAAG CCAGAGCAAACGCCTAAACGGCCATCGGATTTCGAAAgagctgacgacgacgacgaggacgatggtaGCGACTCTCCCGGAGCGGCCGGGCCGCGAAATTCCAAAGTACGCCGCACCGAACACGACACATCTACCGGTGCTCGGCCAACTACCAAACCGGTGCTACCGGCTAAAGAGCCACAGATCAGCGAGCAGGAGCGACTAGACATTCTAAAGTTTGTCGAAACCGAGGAACCAGACGGTGAGGTGCTCGACGAGAGTGGactcaaaaagatgctcctTCTGTTTGAAAAGCGTGTCCTTAAGAACCAGGAAATGCGCATCAAGTTTCCCGACAATGCGGAAAAGTTCATGGAAAGCGAGATAGAGTTGAACGACGCGATCCAGGAGTTGCACTCCGTGGCGACCGTGCCCGATCTGTACCCGTTGCTGGTCGAGCTGAACGGGGTGGCCAGTTTGCTGGAGTTGTTGTCGCACCAGAACTCCGACATCagcgtggcggtggtggaccTACTGCAGGAACTGACCGATGTCGACATCCTGCACGAAAGTTTAGACGGTGCGGAGACGCTGATTGAAGCACTCCGCAGCCAGCAGGCTGCCGGTTTGTTGGTGCAAAATCTCGAACGCCTACAGGAAACAGTCAAGGAGGAAGCGGACGGAGTGCACAACACACTGGCCATATTCGAGAATCTGATCGAAATCCGGCCAGAGATAGCGAAGGAGGTGGCCGAACAGGGGCTGCTGCAGTGGATATTGAAGCGCCTCCGTGCCAAAATGCCGTTCGATGCAAATAAGCTTTACTGTAGCGAAATTCTTTCAATCCTGGTGCAAAACACAAACGTAAATCGAATCATGCTGGGCAGTATCGACGGTATCGACGTGTTGCTACAGCAACTGGCCGCCTACAAACGGCACGATCCAGCTTCGGCCGAGGAGCAGGAGTTTATGGAGAACCTGTTCAACAGCCTCTGCTCTGCGCTGATGGCTCGCGAAAATCGCGAAAAATTCCTCAAGGGCGAAGGTTTGCAGCTCATGAATCTGATGCTGCGGGAAAAGAAACTCTCACGGAATGGGTCGCTGAAGGTGCTTGACCACGCCATGGCTGGCCCGGATGGGCGAGATAACTGTAACAAGTTTGTCGACATTCTTGGTCTGCGCACGATCTTTCCACTGTTCATGAAAACTCCGAAGCGGAACAAGAATCGGTTGCTTGGGGCGGATGAGCACGAGGAACACATCGTGTCGATCATCGCAAGCATGCTGCACAATTGCAAAGGATCGCAGCGCCAGCGGTTGTTGGCCAAGTTCACCGAGAACGATTACGAAAAGATCGAGCGGCTAATGGAACTGCACCGGAAGTACCTCGAAAAGGTTGAAGCCTTGGACCGGGAGATTGATCAGCAGATG cgcaccgaggacgacgacgaggagccAGACGATGATGCCATTTACGTGAAGCGCTTATCGGGCGGACTGTTTACGCTGCAGCTGATCGACTATGTTGTGCTCGAGATCAGCTGCACGGATGTGGTGAAGCAGCGCGTGCTGAAGATCCTCAACCTGCATCACGGTTCGATGAAGACGATTCGCCACGTTATGCGCGAGTATGCCGGCAACCTTGGCGACGCAAGCGACAGTGACTGGCGTGAGCAAGAGCAAGCCCACATACTGCAGCTCATCGATCGCTTCTAA